A genome region from Sporomusaceae bacterium includes the following:
- a CDS encoding methyltransferase domain-containing protein has protein sequence MNANYFHELAAKYDAWFATPHGSYVHRFEREAVMALAAPAPGMTVADIGCGTGIYTDELLQAGARVTGVDISPEMLALAARRTARHGDAVAFLTGDAAALPFATASFDMVTSITAMEFFADPRACLQDMYRIVKPGGRLVVATLGSLSPWAWQRRLKTYFKKTVFRHATFHSLGDLRAYLAPHKITAWRGAIFVPPFAPAALIRRPDPFERWCQNHIPSMGAFLVVRVDKPE, from the coding sequence ATGAACGCCAACTACTTCCACGAACTCGCCGCCAAATACGACGCCTGGTTCGCCACCCCCCACGGGAGCTACGTCCATCGCTTCGAGCGCGAAGCCGTCATGGCCCTCGCCGCCCCCGCCCCCGGCATGACCGTAGCCGACATCGGCTGCGGCACCGGCATATACACCGACGAACTCCTCCAGGCCGGCGCCCGCGTCACCGGCGTCGACATCTCCCCCGAAATGCTCGCCCTCGCCGCCCGCCGCACCGCCCGCCATGGCGACGCCGTAGCCTTCCTCACGGGCGACGCCGCAGCCTTGCCCTTCGCCACCGCCAGCTTCGACATGGTCACCAGCATCACCGCCATGGAATTCTTCGCCGACCCCCGCGCCTGCCTCCAGGACATGTACCGCATCGTCAAACCCGGCGGCCGCCTCGTCGTCGCCACCCTCGGCAGCCTCAGCCCCTGGGCGTGGCAGCGCCGCCTCAAAACCTACTTCAAAAAAACCGTCTTCCGCCACGCCACCTTCCACAGCCTCGGCGACCTCCGCGCCTACCTCGCCCCCCACAAAATAACCGCCTGGCGCGGCGCCATCTTCGTACCCCCCTTCGCCCCCGCCGCCCTCATCCGCCGCCCCGACCCCTTCGAGCGCTGGTGCCAGAACCACATCCCCTCCATGGGCGCCTTCCTCGTCGTCAGAGTCGACAAACCCGAATAA
- a CDS encoding DMT family transporter, with amino-acid sequence MTDTKPGIMYAALMSVALLWGASFAAAKIGMNELAPINLVVLRFVIAAAVFAAILLFRRERSTIERADVWRFVVLGFMMVTSYFYIQYTALTFTTTVNAALIVATIPVWTAIFAAALGWERVSLAGAAGIAVALGGVTLIISGGRGGADLLSSATLPGDLLILVNALTWAGITLYGKEIMQKYPPFLTMAWTHIFGTIMLAPFAFVATPLAPVPLSGQIGGITWPTVASALFLALLCSVYAYYVWYLGVERLGAVRTASFSYFNPLFAAIVGVLLMGETLSGYVATGGLIVLAGVYVTNRAARRSAPPARSESCRDG; translated from the coding sequence ATGACCGATACGAAGCCCGGAATTATGTATGCCGCTCTGATGAGCGTGGCTCTCCTGTGGGGAGCTTCGTTCGCCGCCGCCAAGATCGGGATGAACGAGCTGGCGCCGATTAATCTGGTGGTGCTGCGGTTTGTGATCGCGGCCGCGGTTTTCGCCGCTATTCTGCTTTTCCGGCGGGAGCGGTCGACGATTGAACGGGCCGATGTGTGGCGGTTCGTGGTGCTCGGTTTTATGATGGTGACGTCGTATTTTTATATCCAGTATACCGCGCTGACGTTTACGACGACGGTGAATGCGGCGCTGATCGTGGCGACGATCCCGGTGTGGACGGCGATATTCGCGGCGGCGCTGGGCTGGGAGCGGGTGTCGCTGGCGGGGGCGGCGGGGATTGCGGTGGCGCTGGGCGGGGTGACGCTGATTATCAGCGGCGGCCGCGGGGGCGCCGATTTGCTGTCGTCGGCGACGCTGCCGGGCGATCTGCTGATTTTGGTGAACGCGCTGACGTGGGCCGGGATTACGCTGTACGGGAAGGAGATCATGCAGAAGTATCCGCCGTTCCTGACGATGGCGTGGACGCATATTTTCGGGACAATTATGCTGGCGCCGTTTGCGTTTGTGGCGACGCCGCTGGCTCCGGTGCCGCTGTCCGGGCAGATCGGCGGCATTACGTGGCCGACGGTGGCGAGCGCTCTTTTTCTGGCGCTGCTGTGTTCGGTGTACGCTTATTATGTGTGGTACCTGGGGGTGGAGCGGCTGGGGGCGGTGCGGACGGCGTCGTTTTCGTATTTCAACCCGCTGTTTGCGGCGATCGTGGGGGTGCTGCTGATGGGCGAGACGCTGAGCGGGTATGTGGCGACGGGCGGCCTGATCGTGCTGGCGGGGGTTTATGTGACGAATAGGGCGGCGCGGCGAAGCGCCCCGCCGGCAAGGAGCGAGTCATGCCGGGACGGGTGA
- a CDS encoding peroxiredoxin produces MSQIGKGTPAPDFNLPATGGAAVSLSAHRGTKIVLFFYSKDNTAGUTDEAREFRDIHPEIVAAGALIFGVSRDSLATHEKFSAKNGLLYPLLSDADGAVCRLYGVIKEKTMYGKKVLGIERSTFIIDETGLIAHAFRGVKVAGHAKTVLDALKS; encoded by the coding sequence GTGAGCCAAATCGGCAAAGGAACGCCGGCGCCGGACTTCAACCTCCCGGCCACCGGCGGGGCGGCGGTGAGCCTCAGCGCCCACCGCGGCACAAAAATCGTCCTCTTCTTCTACTCCAAAGACAACACCGCCGGCTGAACTGACGAAGCTCGCGAGTTTCGCGACATCCACCCCGAAATCGTCGCCGCCGGGGCCCTCATCTTCGGCGTCAGCCGCGACAGCCTCGCCACCCACGAAAAATTCAGCGCCAAAAACGGCTTGCTCTATCCGCTCCTCAGCGACGCCGACGGCGCCGTCTGCCGGCTCTACGGCGTCATCAAAGAAAAAACCATGTACGGCAAAAAAGTCCTCGGCATCGAACGCTCCACCTTCATCATCGACGAAACCGGCCTCATCGCCCACGCCTTTCGCGGCGTCAAAGTCGCCGGCCACGCCAAAACGGTTCTCGACGCACTCA
- a CDS encoding acyltransferase gives MPGRVTAVEYIRGAAMLGVVGIHTGAYSLSGPAVNVHLFALLEIVSRFSVPIFFFVSAFGLFRQYRPGTPLDYGAFYRRRALTVLVPYLAWSLLYMWLYSWTTGEAHIWEPPYVYEFLFFGLASYQLYFLVILVWFYALMPLWRAVTPALAARPLPWLGALLAAQAAFNYWSCNVLAAGADDYYVNLALKHRLSYWVLHYVFVFLLGAVCAVRLEDFRALAARRRREINVFFALALAIMLGRYYWLLGTGYELERTVNTLQQLSPEGLVYTLAACLFLFAVFDRPLPAAVSSPLSLLARHSYAVYLVHPLVMFFLEAELKAAGVAMATPVVAGFYVATVIVSLLFTAALGCLPALGPLLTGTAPKIRKPGA, from the coding sequence ATGCCGGGACGGGTGACGGCGGTCGAGTATATCCGCGGGGCGGCGATGCTGGGGGTTGTGGGTATCCACACGGGGGCGTATTCGCTGTCCGGCCCGGCGGTGAATGTCCATCTGTTCGCGCTGCTGGAGATCGTTTCCCGCTTCAGTGTGCCGATCTTTTTTTTCGTGTCGGCGTTCGGCCTTTTCCGCCAGTATCGCCCGGGGACGCCGCTGGATTACGGCGCTTTTTACCGGCGGCGGGCGCTGACGGTGCTGGTGCCGTATCTGGCGTGGTCGCTTTTGTATATGTGGCTTTATTCGTGGACGACGGGCGAGGCGCATATTTGGGAGCCGCCGTATGTTTACGAGTTTTTGTTTTTCGGCCTGGCTTCGTATCAGTTGTATTTTCTGGTGATTTTGGTCTGGTTTTACGCGCTGATGCCGCTGTGGCGGGCGGTGACGCCGGCTTTGGCGGCGCGGCCGCTGCCGTGGCTGGGGGCGCTGCTGGCGGCGCAGGCGGCGTTTAATTATTGGTCGTGCAATGTGCTGGCAGCCGGAGCGGATGATTATTATGTGAATTTGGCACTGAAGCATCGCCTGAGTTATTGGGTGCTGCATTATGTGTTCGTGTTTTTGCTGGGGGCGGTGTGCGCGGTGCGCCTGGAGGATTTCCGGGCGCTGGCGGCCCGGCGGCGGCGGGAGATCAATGTTTTCTTCGCTCTCGCGCTGGCGATTATGCTGGGGCGGTATTACTGGCTGCTGGGGACCGGCTACGAGCTGGAACGGACGGTGAATACGCTGCAGCAGCTTTCCCCGGAGGGGCTGGTGTATACGCTGGCGGCGTGTCTTTTTCTGTTCGCGGTTTTCGACCGGCCGCTGCCGGCTGCCGTGTCCTCTCCCCTATCGCTGCTGGCCCGCCATTCGTATGCGGTGTATCTGGTGCATCCGCTGGTGATGTTTTTCCTGGAGGCCGAGCTGAAGGCGGCGGGGGTGGCGATGGCGACGCCGGTGGTGGCGGGGTTCTATGTTGCCACGGTGATTGTAAGTTTGCTGTTTACGGCGGCGCTGGGTTGTTTGCCGGCGCTGGGGCCGCTGCTGACAGGGACGGCGCCGAAAATCAGAAAACCCGGAGCGTAA
- the pyk gene encoding pyruvate kinase: protein MLKKTKIVCTVGPSTDKPGILQALIRGGMDVARFNFSHGSHADHARRIAMVRAAAEECRVPVALMLDTKGPEMRIGKIAAGKVILEAGQQFVLTAREVAGDSQTVSVNHKGLPSEVAPGNTILLADGLISLRVEKIAGDDIVTTVENGGEISSNKRVAAPGIAVKLPPLSEQDVADIIFGVEQGMDIVAASFVQRAADVLAIRKVIEETGSSLDIIAKIENAEGVENIDEILKVTDGIMVARGDLGVEIPTEEVPIVQKLLIEKCNVAGKPVITATQMLESMLANPRPTRAEASDIANAIFDGSDAIMLSGETAAGAYPVEALETMARIAARTEAALDYSDILLAKGLTVQRTTTGAISHATVQVAHELGAGAIITISESGFTARMVARYRPQAAIVAVTPRVKTLRRCQLYWGVHPVLGSGAQNTDEMVANAIALALSAGVVKEGDLVVITAGVPAGTKGTTNMIRVVIVGSILLRGTGIGQRVVTGKVCVARTPSDITEKFVPGDILVVSTVDEETAPYAAKAAAIVTEEGGFTSHAAIIGISYGLPVVVGVDGATEQLTDGITVTVDSARGVIYKGQINAK from the coding sequence ATGCTGAAAAAGACCAAAATCGTCTGCACCGTCGGTCCCAGCACCGACAAACCGGGCATTCTGCAAGCACTCATCAGGGGCGGCATGGACGTCGCCCGCTTCAACTTTTCCCACGGCAGCCACGCCGACCACGCCCGGCGCATCGCCATGGTTCGCGCCGCCGCCGAGGAATGCCGCGTTCCCGTCGCCCTCATGCTCGACACCAAAGGGCCGGAAATGCGCATCGGCAAAATCGCCGCCGGCAAAGTCATCCTCGAGGCCGGCCAGCAATTCGTCCTCACCGCCCGCGAAGTAGCGGGCGACAGCCAGACAGTATCCGTCAACCACAAAGGCCTGCCCAGCGAAGTCGCTCCCGGCAACACCATCCTCCTCGCCGACGGCCTCATCAGCCTCAGAGTCGAAAAAATCGCCGGCGACGACATCGTCACCACCGTCGAAAACGGCGGGGAAATAAGCAGCAACAAACGCGTCGCCGCCCCTGGCATCGCCGTCAAACTGCCGCCGCTCTCCGAACAGGACGTCGCCGACATCATCTTCGGCGTCGAACAGGGCATGGACATCGTCGCCGCCTCCTTCGTCCAGCGGGCCGCCGACGTCCTCGCCATCCGCAAAGTCATCGAAGAAACCGGCTCTTCCCTGGACATCATCGCCAAGATAGAAAACGCCGAAGGCGTGGAAAACATCGACGAAATCCTCAAAGTAACCGACGGCATCATGGTCGCCCGCGGCGACCTCGGCGTCGAAATCCCCACCGAAGAAGTACCCATCGTCCAGAAGCTCCTCATCGAAAAATGCAACGTCGCCGGCAAACCCGTAATCACCGCCACCCAAATGCTAGAATCCATGCTCGCCAACCCCCGGCCCACCAGAGCCGAAGCCAGCGACATCGCCAACGCCATCTTCGACGGCAGCGACGCCATCATGCTCAGCGGCGAAACCGCCGCCGGCGCCTATCCCGTCGAGGCCCTCGAAACCATGGCCCGCATCGCCGCGCGCACCGAAGCCGCCCTCGACTACAGCGACATCCTCCTCGCCAAAGGCCTCACCGTCCAGCGCACCACCACCGGCGCCATCAGCCACGCCACCGTCCAGGTCGCCCACGAACTCGGCGCCGGCGCCATCATAACCATCTCCGAATCAGGCTTCACCGCCCGCATGGTCGCCCGCTACCGGCCCCAGGCCGCCATCGTCGCCGTCACCCCGCGGGTCAAGACCCTCAGGCGCTGCCAGCTCTACTGGGGCGTCCACCCCGTCCTCGGCTCCGGCGCCCAGAACACCGACGAAATGGTCGCCAACGCCATCGCCCTCGCCCTTTCCGCCGGCGTCGTCAAAGAAGGCGACCTCGTCGTCATCACCGCCGGCGTCCCGGCCGGCACCAAAGGCACCACCAACATGATCAGAGTCGTCATCGTCGGCAGCATCCTCCTTCGCGGCACCGGCATCGGCCAGCGGGTCGTCACCGGCAAAGTCTGCGTAGCCCGCACCCCCAGCGACATAACCGAAAAATTCGTCCCCGGCGACATCCTCGTCGTCAGCACCGTCGACGAAGAAACCGCCCCCTACGCCGCCAAGGCCGCCGCCATCGTCACCGAAGAAGGCGGCTTCACATCCCACGCCGCCATCATCGGCATCAGCTACGGCCTGCCCGTCGTCGTCGGCGTCGACGGCGCCACCGAACAACTCACCGACGGCATCACCGTCACCGTCGATTCGGCGCGGGGCGTAATTTACAAAGGCCAAATCAACGCAAAATAA